A part of Ooceraea biroi isolate clonal line C1 chromosome 10, Obir_v5.4, whole genome shotgun sequence genomic DNA contains:
- the LOC105283769 gene encoding differentially expressed in FDCP 6 homolog, with amino-acid sequence MAYLLKNLTNSIWHAFHALQADGTNTVAKSKLKVLTANIGTLMDLYGVEKGLEHYRSTQSLTFDQYIYYLQKEVFSSVTDSTSIQTLRTLEEGIDEICWLVCKKLYLERRDPRSHPVFEDHSVYQLFRIFCLLAETEPDATDSYLVVLHGDEVARIASHLVMSLGLQWDAADFSALSAAIGMFRFPTFLAVLESKYSGGNTLDTMALTEAIDDLYQIYVDNVVKKGYLMKKGFLLPTLRYFWFVLRPGELAYYKDSQQKEPSGVILLNANCWADTLTNSGRPERKFVLSTPEHRCIELAAEDHKGRLQWLAALQTAIQHAGEKIGYQRSLANQRRSLRQATKQEKEETKLELQHERQARIAAEIQARKLEALSKEEGAKVQQLEDVKQKLELLLQEEKQALRDEEIVRSLQARVLREEWEKREQLERLQQEQQELLEMEKMKRLEFERMQQENERQLQDAELRLQQLEAERGHLDAELRAACEKVKRSEEAQLLLEEQIVTRSLRGGERIRRTQSFIPTTKERPLSVEKIDGRSVTLRKNV; translated from the exons ATGGCCTACCTGCTCAAAAACCTCACCAACAGCATCTGGCATGCGTTCCATGCGCTGCAGGCCGACGGCACCAACACGGTCGCCAAGTCGAAGCTGAAG GTGTTGACAGCCAATATTGGCACATTGATGGACTTATATGGAGTAGAGAAGGGCTTGGAGCATTATCGGAGCACGCAGAGTCTGACATTCGACCAATATATCTACTATCTGCAGAAAGAA GTATTCTCCTCCGTGACTGATAGTACCTCCATACAAACATTAAGAACATTAGAAGAGGGGATAGACGAGATTTGCTGGCTGGTTTGCAAGAAGCTGTATTTGGAAAGAAGAGATCCTCGAAGCCATCCTGTTTTCGAGGATCATAGTGTTTACCAGCTGTTCAGAATATTTTGCCTGTTGGCTGAGACAGAGCCGGATGCGACGGACTCTTATTTG GTAGTGTTGCACGGCGATGAAGTGGCAAGGATTGCCTCACATTTGGTGATGTCTTTGGGTCTGCAATGGGACGCGGCAGATTTCTCGGCTCTATCAGCGGCTATCGGAATGTTCAG ATTTCCCACGTTCCTGGCGGTTCTGGAATCCAAGTACAGTGGTGGCAACACTCTGGATACCATGGCACTGACGGAGGCGATTGATGATCTCTATCAGATTTACGTGGACAATGTGGTGAAGAAG GGTTATTTAATGAAGAAGGGCTTCTTACTGCCAACGCTGCGGTACTTTTGGTTCGTGCTGCGTCCTGGCGAACTGGCGTATTACAAGGATTCCCAGCAGAAGGAGCCGTCCGGAGTGATACTGCTGAACGCCAACTGCTGGGCGGACACTTTGACCAACAGCGGAAGACCGGAGAGGAAATTCGTGCTCAGCACGCCTGAGCACAGATGCATAGAGCTGGCGGCGGAAGACCACAAGGGAAGGCTGCAGTGGCTCGCGGCTCTGCAAACGGCCATTCAACATGCCGGGGAGAAGATCGGATATCAGAGGAGCTTGGCGAACCAAAGGAGATCCTTACGACAA GCGACCAAacaggagaaagaagagaccAAGTTGGAGCTACAACATGAGAGGCAAGCTAGAATCGCAGCTGAGATCCAGGCTCGGAAGCTGGAGGCTCTGTCGAAGGAGGAAGGTGCGAAGGTCCAGCAGCTGGAGGATGTGAAACAGAAGCTGGAGCTATTGCTGCAAGAGGAGAAACAGGCTTTGCGTGATGAGGAAATAG TGCGAAGTTTACAAGCGCGAGTATTGCGCGAGGAATGGGAGAAGAGGGAGCAATTGGAGAGACTGCAGCAGGAGCAGCAGGAATTGCTGGAAATGGAGAAGATGAAGAGGCTGGAATTCGAGCGAATGCAGCAAGAAAACGAGAGGCAATTGCAAG ATGCCGAGTTGCGACTTCAGCAGCTAGAGGCGGAGAGGGGACACTTGGACGCCGAGTTGCGTGCCGCGTGCGAGAAGGTGAAACGCTCCGAAGAGGCCCAACTTCTATTAGAAGAGCAAATCGTGACTCGTTCTCTGAGAGGAGGCGAGAGGATCAGACGCACGCAGAGTTTCATACCGACGACGAAGGAACGACCGCTGTCCGTAGAAAAGATTGATGGCAGGTCTGTAACGTTACGGAAAAACGTCTGA